The Desulfonema ishimotonii nucleotide sequence CACCAAGGAAATCAGGCGATACCATTTCCATGAATCCCACGTTCAGAAAGCGATCAAAAAAGCAGTGAACAAAGCCAAATTAACAAAACGGGCAACCGCACACACATTCAGGCACAGCTTTGCAAGCCACTTGCTCCAGGCCAATTATGATATTCGTACTATACAGGCCCTACTGGGTCACAGCGATGTGCGAACCACCATGATATATACGCAGACCGTGCCGTCCAGGACGTTGAAAGAGGCCAGGAGTCCTTTGGACATCCCTTAAAATTGCAAGCGTTGTTTGACCGGATGTGCAAGGCTCCGGTCATGCAATTTTGGACGCTGTTTGACAATTGTCTTTATCCCAAAAAAGAGATAATTGGGGTCAGAGTAGAATTGAATTGTCAGGAAATCTGCGGAAATCATGGGGACATGATACAGTTTTTTAACCGCTTCACAATAAATGGTATTGTCCCCGGATGTAATAAGGTTCAACAACAAGATCCTGGGAATACCGGTCAGTATCAAGGGGTGAGGTTATAAGATGATTTTATGGCAGGTGTTTATACACATCTTTTCGATGGCCAATTTTCAGAAAAAGAATGACAATGCTTTTATCATGAATTTCGTAGATTATCCGATAATCACCAGATCGTATTTTATGAAATGGATTATTTTCCTTCATCTTGTAATGTCAGGGTTTGGAAGGTTGCTTCCAAGCGCTTGGATTCGTTTTTTAATTTTTACCAGATCTTTTTTGGGAAACCGTTTCAGACTTTTCAGTACCCCAGGTCTAAACTCAATAGAATACTGCATGGGTTAAAGTCCTAGTTGCTTCCAAACATCTTCTGCCGGAATATTTTTATGGGGATCCTGGAGCGCTTTTTGGGCATCTTCAATGTCAATATGATCTTCAATTTGCTGGAGTAATTTAAGCTCTTCAATGGATACCAGGGCAGCAACATCCTGGCCTCGCCTTGTTAAAACTATGGATTCGTTGCCATAAACTACTTTGTTAACAATATCCGCAAAATTTTCCTGGCATCTGCAGTAGATATTTTTGTGGTCATCGTTGATCTCCTTGAAGTTGTCCTTTTATATGAAAGTCTTCCTAACACCGTGACATAACTTTTTAAATTTGTTGTGGGCTTGTCTGGGTCCTTACCCAGGCGGTCCGTGGTCGTTATATACAATTTGTACAATAAGTACTTTAGGATGTCAATGTAATCCAAAACCGTATTATAACCAGAATATAGATGGGGTCGCCCAGACAAGGGCAGGTGGAATCTGTAAATTATACAAAAAATTATAGGTTCAACCGGAATGCGTTTTT carries:
- a CDS encoding type II toxin-antitoxin system RelE family toxin; this encodes MKENNPFHKIRSGDYRIIYEIHDKSIVILFLKIGHRKDVYKHLP
- a CDS encoding type II toxin-antitoxin system prevent-host-death family antitoxin: MNDDHKNIYCRCQENFADIVNKVVYGNESIVLTRRGQDVAALVSIEELKLLQQIEDHIDIEDAQKALQDPHKNIPAEDVWKQLGL